Below is a genomic region from Thermostichus vulcanus str. 'Rupite'.
GCTTGAGTGTGGTGGTGACCCGTTTCATGGGGACTATTGTATGTACTATTTCTGTTGCTGAATAAATTCAGCCTGTGCGCTTATATCCCCCGGTTGGAAACCGGGGGCTTTACGCTGTTTTTCGTAAAGACTCAAGCTCGAAGATCAATGGCTATGGGCTAGTAAGTTTGGCTCAAATGCATGCAGCACCGACTGAAACGGGATCCCCATATGGGCCAACCAATCCCGCAGGGGATCATCCGCCAGCAACAGGATCTGCCCCTGCGGGGAAATTTGTGCCGGTCGATGCCAATTGCCCATTTGATGTAGAACCTGTCCCATTTGCATCACGTTCTCCGGTTGGATCAAAAGTACAGGCTCCGCTTGGGCCTTGACCCGAATTTGTCGCTGTGCATCAGCATAGAGCAGATCGCCATCCCGAAGATGGGTGCCACGGGGCAGCATCAACCGGAGCTCAGTGCCCCGATCGCTGACCAACCGTTGTCGGGAACGCTGCCGGTCATGCCAAGTGAGGGTGACCACCTCAAGGCTAAGCGGGATCCCACCTGGAGGCTCATCCAGTAGTTGTAGCACCGTGATGACCGGGGGATCCTTGGCTGCGGTTGAGGGGGTGTTGGGTTCTTCCGCCATCAAAGGGCCTCCAGATAGTGGCTGAGGTCTTCCCGCAGACGAGACAATTCCACCTCCGTAGACAGACGCAGTAATTGGGTTTTCAAAGTTACCAACACTTTGGCTGCATGGGGGCTAGGCCAGATGTTGGGGTTACAAAATACCTCTAGATGCAGATCTTCGGCACGATGGCAAAATTCCACGGGGGGTTGGGGTTGCCGCTGAGTATTCCCTGAATTGAGCTTGAGGCGCTCTAAAATAGTTTGCAGTGCCTCCCGCAACTGCAAGGAAGCCTCAGGGGAAAGGGAAAAACTGGCTGACCCAGTTGCGAAGTTGAGGACAAACTGAGGAGAATAGGTAGTCATGGAGGCCCGTGCAGCGGGAGGGCAGCATTGGATAACAACAGTATCTTACGTCAGCTCCTGCTGATGGGGGTGGGTACAACCACCCTGGTGGCGGAGCAATTGAAGAAGGCCGCTGACGATTTGGTGCAGAAGGGGCAGCTCAACCCAGAAGAGGCATCCAATGTGATTAACAGCCTGCTTAACCAGGTGAAGTTGGAACAGGGCAACGTGGAGTCCTACGTCCAGCGGCAGGTGCGCAACGTCTTGCAGGATTTGGGGGTGCCGCGCCAATCGGAAATGGACGAACTGCGGGGGCGACTGGATCGGTTGGAGCGACAAGTGCGCAATTTGGAAAATCAGGTTTACCGTAAGTAAATCTTTAAGTCTTCCGGGTTCAAGGTTGAGATTCATCCACATGCCGAGCGAAGTTTTGACCATCACTGGCCGAGGGATCCCGCTTCCGGGCAATGATATCGACACGGATCGGATCATCCCTGCCCGCTTCTTGAAGTGCGTTACTTTTGATGGCTTGGGTCAGCATGTCTTCGCGGACGACCGCGCCCAGAAGCAAGGACAGCACCCCTTTGATCAACCTCAGTACCAAGGGGCCCAGATTTTGGTGGTGAATGCTAACTTTGGCTGTGGTTCCAGTCGGGAACATGCGCCCCAAGCAATTGCCAAATGGGGGATCCGCGCTATTCTGGGGGAAAGTTTTGCCGAGATTTTCTTCGGCAATTGTCTGGCAATGGGGCTCCCCTGTGTAACCGTCAGCCCGGAGGTGGCCCAAACCCTGCAAACGGCGATTGCCGCCCACCCACAG
It encodes:
- the leuD gene encoding 3-isopropylmalate dehydratase small subunit — its product is MPSEVLTITGRGIPLPGNDIDTDRIIPARFLKCVTFDGLGQHVFADDRAQKQGQHPFDQPQYQGAQILVVNANFGCGSSREHAPQAIAKWGIRAILGESFAEIFFGNCLAMGLPCVTVSPEVAQTLQTAIAAHPQLQLSLDLLAKQVSWESHTAPVDLPEGSRQMLVQGTWDATGQLLAAQDRIKQVAASLPYMRWPAPGFTAR
- a CDS encoding urease accessory protein UreE, with the translated sequence MAEEPNTPSTAAKDPPVITVLQLLDEPPGGIPLSLEVVTLTWHDRQRSRQRLVSDRGTELRLMLPRGTHLRDGDLLYADAQRQIRVKAQAEPVLLIQPENVMQMGQVLHQMGNWHRPAQISPQGQILLLADDPLRDWLAHMGIPFQSVLHAFEPNLLAHSH
- a CDS encoding phasin family protein, yielding MDNNSILRQLLLMGVGTTTLVAEQLKKAADDLVQKGQLNPEEASNVINSLLNQVKLEQGNVESYVQRQVRNVLQDLGVPRQSEMDELRGRLDRLERQVRNLENQVYRK